One genomic window of Sphingopyxis sp. OPL5 includes the following:
- the gmd gene encoding GDP-mannose 4,6-dehydratase: protein MTGITGQDGAYLARLLLDKGYVVHGLKRRSSSFNTSRIEDIYQDPHVENSRFHLHYGDLTDSTNLIRIVQETKPTEIYNLAAQSHVQVSFETPEYTANSDAIGTLRLLEAMRILGMEKTCRFYQASTSELYGLVQEVPQRETTPFYPRSPYAAAKLYAYWIVVNYREAYGMHASNGILFNHESPLRGETFVTRKITRAAAAISLGQQDKLYLGNLDAKRDWGHAREYVRGMWMMIQQDEPDDYVLATGETTPVRDFVEWAFEDVGIALEWKGEGVDEKGYCKASGKCLVEVDPRYFRPTEVDLLIGDPSKAHQKLGWRHETSVRELCREMVAADVAAYKAGTTPSHD, encoded by the coding sequence GTGACCGGAATTACCGGACAGGATGGCGCCTATCTCGCGCGGCTGCTGCTCGACAAGGGCTATGTCGTCCACGGCCTCAAGCGCCGCTCATCTTCGTTCAACACCAGCCGGATCGAGGATATCTACCAGGACCCGCACGTCGAAAACTCGCGTTTCCACCTTCATTATGGCGACCTGACCGACAGCACCAACCTGATCCGCATCGTTCAGGAAACGAAACCGACCGAAATCTACAACCTCGCGGCGCAGAGCCATGTGCAGGTGAGTTTCGAGACCCCCGAATATACCGCGAACAGCGACGCGATCGGCACGCTGCGGCTGCTCGAGGCGATGCGCATCCTCGGCATGGAAAAGACCTGCCGTTTCTATCAGGCTTCGACCTCGGAACTGTACGGGCTGGTGCAGGAAGTGCCGCAGCGCGAAACCACGCCCTTCTATCCGCGCAGCCCTTATGCGGCGGCGAAGCTCTACGCTTATTGGATCGTCGTGAACTACCGCGAAGCCTATGGCATGCACGCGTCGAACGGCATCCTGTTCAACCATGAAAGCCCGCTGCGCGGCGAAACCTTCGTCACGCGCAAGATCACCCGCGCCGCTGCGGCGATCAGCCTCGGCCAGCAGGACAAGCTGTACCTCGGCAACCTCGACGCCAAGCGCGACTGGGGGCATGCCCGCGAATATGTCCGCGGCATGTGGATGATGATACAGCAGGACGAGCCCGACGATTATGTCCTCGCGACGGGCGAAACCACGCCGGTGCGCGACTTCGTCGAATGGGCGTTCGAGGATGTCGGCATCGCGCTCGAGTGGAAGGGCGAGGGCGTCGACGAAAAGGGCTATTGCAAGGCCAGCGGCAAATGCCTCGTCGAGGTCGACCCGCGCTATTTCCGCCCGACCGAGGTCGACCTGCTGATCGGCGACCCGTCGAAGGCGCATCAAAAGCTTGGCTGGCGCCACGAAACCTCGGTGCGCGAGCTGTGCCGCGAAATGGTCGCCGCCGACGTCGCGGCATACAAGGCCGGCACGACCCCGTCGCATGACTGA
- a CDS encoding GDP-L-fucose synthase family protein, giving the protein MTEAFSLAGKRVWVAGHRGMVGSALVRRLADENCEVLTAGRDTLDLLDQAAVRAWTARERPDAVFLAAAKVGGILANDSFPADFLYQNLVIETNIVDAAHRANVAKLCFLGSSCIYPKFAEQPIVEEALLTGPLEPTNEWYAIAKIAGIKLAQSYRRQYGADYISAMPTNLYGPGDNFDLNSSHVLPALIRKAHEAKESGAKTMTLWGSGTPMREFLHVDDCADACVFLMKRYSDAGHINVGSGTDIAIIDLARLVCQVVGADVEIVLDTDKPDGTPRKLMSNAKLAGMGWSPRIALRDGIASTYDWFLAHRR; this is encoded by the coding sequence ATGACTGAGGCCTTTTCGCTCGCGGGCAAGCGCGTCTGGGTCGCGGGACACCGCGGCATGGTCGGCAGCGCGCTGGTACGCCGGCTTGCCGATGAGAATTGCGAGGTCCTGACGGCAGGGCGCGATACGCTCGACCTGCTCGACCAGGCGGCGGTGCGCGCATGGACCGCGCGCGAAAGGCCCGACGCGGTCTTCCTCGCGGCGGCGAAGGTTGGCGGCATCCTTGCCAACGATAGTTTTCCAGCCGATTTCCTTTACCAGAATCTCGTCATCGAAACGAATATCGTCGATGCGGCGCACCGCGCCAACGTCGCGAAACTCTGCTTCCTCGGCTCGTCGTGCATCTATCCGAAGTTCGCCGAGCAGCCGATCGTCGAGGAGGCGTTGCTCACCGGCCCGCTCGAGCCGACCAACGAATGGTATGCGATCGCCAAGATCGCCGGGATCAAGCTCGCGCAAAGCTATCGCCGGCAATATGGCGCCGATTATATCTCGGCGATGCCGACCAACCTTTATGGCCCCGGCGACAATTTCGACCTCAACTCCAGCCATGTGCTGCCCGCGCTGATCCGCAAGGCGCATGAAGCGAAAGAGAGCGGCGCCAAGACGATGACGCTGTGGGGAAGCGGCACGCCGATGCGCGAATTCCTCCACGTCGACGATTGCGCCGACGCCTGCGTCTTCCTGATGAAGCGCTATTCGGACGCCGGGCACATCAATGTCGGGTCGGGAACCGACATCGCGATCATCGACCTCGCGCGCCTCGTCTGTCAGGTCGTCGGCGCCGATGTCGAGATCGTCCTCGACACCGACAAGCCCGACGGCACCCCGCGCAAGCTGATGTCGAACGCCAAGCTTGCCGGCATGGGCTGGTCGCCGCGCATCGCGCTGCGCGACGGGATCGCCTCGACCTACGACTGGTTCCTCGCGCACCGGCGCTGA
- a CDS encoding nucleotide sugar dehydrogenase: MKIVVIGLGYVGLPLAVQLAKHFDTVGLDSNAARIAELRDGHDRTGEVDAAALAACGLALTSDAADCSGADLYIVTVPTPIDADNRPDLSPVRSATRTVAALLDAAKTPTVVYESTVYPGVTEDICGPMIEDLSGLVRGRDFFLGYSPERINPGDREHTVDKIMKVLAGENDQVTELLATVYGKVTSGGVFRARSIRAAEAAKVIENAQRDINIAFINEVTKIFSALDISVWDVLDAARTKWNFLPFEPGLVGGHCIGVDPYYLSHRAQELGIDPQVVLSGRAINDGMAQWMADGIHAALGKPGADILILGLTFKENVPDLRNSKVIDLVQALRGHGHSVAVHDPHADPAEARHEYGLDLASMPGEPTYDCVIGAVRHEAFRTLSGADLAAILRPGGLVADIKRMWPAPAADAASTHRYWSI, translated from the coding sequence ATGAAAATCGTCGTCATCGGGCTGGGCTATGTCGGATTGCCGCTCGCGGTCCAGCTCGCGAAGCATTTCGACACCGTCGGGCTGGACAGCAATGCTGCGCGGATCGCCGAGCTGCGCGATGGTCACGACCGGACGGGCGAGGTCGATGCCGCGGCATTGGCCGCGTGCGGGCTGGCGCTGACCAGCGATGCGGCGGATTGCAGTGGCGCCGACCTCTATATCGTGACCGTACCGACGCCGATCGATGCCGACAACCGCCCCGACCTGTCGCCGGTGCGCAGCGCGACACGCACCGTCGCGGCCCTTCTCGACGCGGCGAAAACGCCGACGGTCGTCTATGAAAGCACCGTCTATCCCGGGGTGACCGAGGATATTTGCGGGCCCATGATCGAGGACCTGTCGGGGCTGGTGCGCGGGCGCGATTTTTTCCTCGGCTATTCGCCCGAGCGCATCAATCCGGGCGACCGCGAGCATACGGTCGACAAGATCATGAAGGTGCTGGCGGGCGAGAACGACCAGGTCACCGAATTGCTCGCCACCGTCTATGGCAAGGTGACGAGCGGCGGGGTGTTCCGCGCCAGGTCGATCCGCGCCGCCGAAGCCGCGAAGGTGATCGAGAACGCCCAGCGCGATATCAACATCGCCTTCATCAACGAAGTGACCAAGATCTTCTCGGCGCTAGACATTTCGGTGTGGGACGTGCTCGACGCGGCGCGGACGAAGTGGAATTTCCTGCCCTTCGAACCCGGCCTCGTCGGCGGCCACTGCATCGGGGTCGACCCCTATTATCTCAGCCACCGTGCGCAGGAACTCGGCATCGACCCGCAGGTCGTGTTGTCGGGCCGCGCGATCAACGACGGCATGGCGCAGTGGATGGCCGACGGCATCCACGCCGCGCTCGGCAAGCCGGGCGCCGACATCCTGATCCTGGGACTGACCTTCAAGGAAAACGTCCCCGACCTGCGCAACAGCAAGGTCATCGATCTGGTGCAGGCGCTGCGCGGACACGGCCACAGCGTCGCGGTCCATGACCCGCACGCCGACCCCGCCGAAGCGCGGCACGAATATGGACTCGACCTGGCATCGATGCCTGGCGAACCCACCTATGACTGCGTGATCGGCGCGGTGCGCCACGAGGCGTTTCGCACGCTTTCAGGGGCCGATCTCGCGGCGATATTGCGTCCCGGCGGGCTTGTCGCCGACATCAAGCGCATGTGGCCGGCGCCTGCCGCCGACGCGGCTTCGACCCACCGCTACTGGTCGATTTAA
- a CDS encoding SDR family NAD(P)-dependent oxidoreductase codes for MTVLITGAAGFIGFHLARRLMGEGRPVIGIDIVNDYYDPELKRARLAKLSAEYGDLFTFRQVDFADATALDEALADLKFADIAHLGAQAGVRYSIDNPRAYVQSNLVGHLNLLEVARTRGVPMVYASSSSVYGGNKTLPFRVEDRVDHPMSLYAATKKADELMSETYAHLYRIPLTGLRFFTVYGPWGRPDMAMWIFTKAIFEGTPIQVFNAGAMRRDFTYIDDIVSGVAACIANPPPDDGELKAGGSVAPHRLYNIGNNRSEELTRMISLIEEACGREAIKQMAPLQPGDVPETYADISAISGDLGYEPTTPIDVGIPNFVAWYRDYHGL; via the coding sequence TTGACCGTGTTGATTACCGGGGCCGCCGGATTTATCGGTTTCCATCTCGCGCGGCGGTTGATGGGCGAAGGCCGGCCGGTGATCGGCATCGACATCGTCAACGACTATTACGACCCGGAGCTCAAGCGCGCGCGGCTGGCGAAATTGTCGGCGGAATATGGCGATCTCTTCACCTTCCGCCAGGTCGATTTCGCCGACGCGACCGCGCTCGACGAAGCGCTCGCCGACCTGAAATTCGCCGATATCGCGCATCTGGGCGCGCAGGCGGGGGTCCGTTATTCGATCGATAACCCGCGCGCCTATGTCCAGTCGAACCTCGTCGGGCATCTCAACCTGCTCGAAGTCGCGCGGACCCGCGGTGTGCCGATGGTCTATGCCTCCTCCTCGTCGGTCTATGGCGGCAACAAGACCCTGCCCTTCCGCGTCGAGGACCGCGTCGACCATCCGATGTCGCTCTATGCCGCGACCAAGAAGGCCGACGAACTGATGAGCGAGACCTACGCCCATCTCTATCGCATCCCGCTGACCGGCCTGCGCTTCTTCACCGTCTATGGCCCCTGGGGCCGCCCCGACATGGCGATGTGGATCTTCACCAAAGCGATTTTCGAGGGGACGCCGATCCAGGTGTTCAACGCCGGCGCGATGCGCCGCGACTTCACCTATATCGACGATATCGTGTCGGGCGTCGCTGCGTGCATCGCCAATCCGCCGCCCGACGACGGCGAACTCAAGGCCGGCGGCAGCGTCGCGCCGCACCGGCTCTACAATATCGGCAACAACCGGTCCGAAGAGCTGACGCGGATGATTTCGCTGATCGAGGAGGCCTGCGGGCGCGAGGCGATCAAGCAGATGGCGCCGCTGCAACCCGGCGACGTCCCCGAAACCTATGCCGACATCAGCGCGATTTCGGGCGACCTCGGTTACGAGCCGACGACCCCGATCGACGTCGGCATCCCCAATTTCGTCGCTTGGTACCGCGACTATCACGGGCTTTGA
- a CDS encoding protein adenylyltransferase SelO codes for MDFAFDNSFHRDMEGFYAPAEAAPPSAPKLLVFNHALARKLGLDIDGADDDTLVRLFSGEAMPGGANPLAFAYAGHQFGHFSSQLGDGRALLLGEIVAPDGARFDVQLKGSGPTPFSRNGDGKAAIGPVLREFLVSEAMAAMHVPTTRALAAVATGDRVQRERAHPGAVLTRIASSHIRVGTFQFFAAHFGAEHVVQLSDYSIRRHFPDLATSPNPHLALLDRVIGLQCELVAHWLGVGFIHGVMNTDNVAISGETIDYGPCAFMDRFSANTVFSSIDANGRYAYGRQPQILHWNMARLTEALLPAIHAVDPADVEKAKGLVDAIPDRFRTHWFARMQTKLGLASAHEGDAELIDNLFGELETHAIDFTGFFRALATLLRGDASELEALLPQPEVMAPWIASWWAELEREDIHPLERAAAMDAVNPRYVPRNHRVEEALTAAEQGDLAPFQALLEVVRAPYVERADWAAYAGPGPAEGAPYVTFCGT; via the coding sequence ATGGATTTCGCCTTCGACAATAGTTTTCACCGCGACATGGAGGGCTTTTACGCCCCCGCCGAAGCCGCGCCGCCCTCGGCGCCGAAGCTGCTGGTCTTCAACCATGCGCTCGCCCGGAAACTGGGCCTCGATATCGACGGCGCCGATGACGATACGCTCGTGCGCCTCTTCTCGGGCGAGGCGATGCCCGGCGGCGCCAATCCGCTCGCCTTTGCCTATGCGGGGCATCAGTTTGGCCACTTCTCGTCGCAGCTCGGCGATGGCCGCGCTTTGCTGCTCGGCGAAATCGTCGCCCCCGATGGGGCGCGTTTCGACGTCCAGCTCAAGGGCTCGGGTCCGACGCCTTTCTCGCGCAACGGCGACGGCAAGGCCGCGATCGGCCCGGTGCTGCGCGAATTTCTCGTCTCCGAGGCGATGGCGGCGATGCATGTGCCGACCACGCGCGCCTTGGCGGCGGTGGCGACCGGCGACCGCGTCCAGCGCGAACGCGCCCACCCCGGCGCGGTGCTCACCCGCATCGCGAGCAGCCATATCCGCGTCGGCACCTTCCAGTTCTTCGCCGCCCACTTCGGCGCCGAGCATGTGGTGCAATTGTCCGACTATAGCATTCGGCGTCATTTTCCGGACCTTGCGACAAGCCCCAACCCGCATCTCGCGCTGCTCGACCGCGTGATCGGCCTGCAATGCGAACTGGTTGCGCACTGGCTCGGGGTCGGCTTTATCCATGGCGTGATGAACACCGACAATGTCGCGATCAGCGGCGAGACGATCGATTATGGCCCCTGTGCTTTCATGGACCGCTTTTCCGCCAACACGGTGTTCAGCTCGATCGATGCCAATGGCCGTTACGCCTATGGCCGTCAGCCGCAGATCCTCCACTGGAACATGGCGCGTTTGACCGAAGCCCTGCTGCCTGCCATCCACGCCGTCGATCCGGCGGACGTCGAGAAGGCCAAGGGACTCGTCGATGCGATCCCCGACCGCTTTCGCACCCATTGGTTCGCCCGCATGCAAACCAAGCTTGGCCTTGCCAGCGCGCATGAGGGCGATGCGGAGCTGATCGACAATCTTTTCGGCGAACTCGAAACCCATGCGATCGATTTTACCGGCTTCTTCCGCGCCCTCGCCACGCTGCTGCGCGGCGATGCGAGCGAACTCGAAGCCTTGCTCCCGCAACCCGAGGTGATGGCGCCCTGGATTGCCAGCTGGTGGGCCGAACTCGAACGCGAGGATATCCATCCGCTCGAACGCGCCGCGGCGATGGATGCGGTGAACCCGCGCTATGTCCCGCGCAACCACCGGGTCGAAGAAGCACTGACGGCCGCGGAGCAGGGCGATCTGGCGCCGTTCCAAGCGCTGCTCGAAGTCGTGCGCGCGCCCTATGTCGAACGCGCCGACTGGGCGGCTTATGCCGGCCCGGGCCCTGCCGAAGGCGCCCCTTATGTGACCTTCTGCGGCACATGA